The following proteins are co-located in the Streptomyces kaniharaensis genome:
- a CDS encoding competence protein CoiA family protein — MWHINAKHRLARWASLPNTVRVRLEQWTPQRDRRADVHVELDCGTRLALEAQREVITDEVWRARHRDYAVAGVRDVWFMRPESRVPHVLFAEGIPAWTLYHRAGEVEARLGWPHARGNE; from the coding sequence GTGTGGCACATCAACGCCAAGCACCGCCTCGCCCGCTGGGCCTCCTTGCCCAACACGGTGCGGGTGCGGCTCGAGCAGTGGACGCCACAGCGCGACCGCCGTGCGGATGTCCACGTCGAGCTGGACTGCGGGACCCGGCTTGCCCTGGAGGCGCAGCGGGAGGTGATCACGGACGAGGTGTGGCGGGCACGGCACCGCGACTATGCGGTGGCGGGGGTGCGGGACGTGTGGTTCATGCGCCCGGAGAGCCGGGTGCCGCACGTGCTGTTCGCCGAGGGGATCCCGGCGTGGACGCTGTACCACCGCGCCGGTGAGGTGGAGGCCCGACTGGGGTGGCCCCATGCGCGCGGGAACGAGTGA
- a CDS encoding sensor histidine kinase, which produces MPRSLRLTCPATVAALGLCVLLVLLDASVVSVTHVGLAVVASGVAALGGAGAQLRLYRFGRQWTACALSVVVATLSLLTTSLVEGTVLQRTPGWAELVGLLVLLCLSCRYGRTVPLVLSTIPLFVAVVRIEGRAPELADLPLLKDINGLFTLLPAAFALLGGYLRTEDGRRQTAAQNVRRAERLDLARDLHDHVAHYVTAIVVQAQAGEHTAERDPVTARELFTNIEQTGQEGLAAMSRMVRLLREADGATTQAPVTPVMTRIDALVRQFSGTGQPAWLDVADDVDDALWSPQLAKTVERLVQEGLTNIRKHARTATTVHVRMETDEDRLVVRVRDNAVGQQRGRVWFRPSGFGMVGLSERVAELGGELSSGRMPEGGWELAASIPVK; this is translated from the coding sequence ATGCCCCGCTCTCTTCGGCTCACCTGCCCTGCGACGGTAGCCGCGCTGGGCCTCTGTGTTCTGCTCGTCCTCCTCGACGCGTCTGTGGTGAGCGTCACCCACGTCGGCCTGGCGGTCGTCGCGAGCGGGGTCGCGGCTCTGGGCGGCGCCGGCGCGCAGTTGCGGTTGTACCGGTTCGGCCGGCAATGGACGGCGTGCGCGCTGTCCGTCGTCGTGGCGACGCTCTCGCTGCTGACCACGTCCCTGGTAGAGGGCACCGTGCTGCAGCGCACCCCTGGGTGGGCAGAACTTGTCGGGTTGCTGGTGCTGTTGTGTCTTTCCTGCCGGTACGGGCGGACCGTGCCGCTCGTGTTGTCGACGATCCCGCTCTTCGTGGCGGTGGTACGAATCGAGGGCCGCGCTCCAGAACTGGCGGATCTGCCGCTGCTCAAGGACATCAACGGCCTGTTCACCCTGCTTCCGGCGGCCTTCGCATTGCTGGGCGGCTATCTGCGAACCGAGGACGGCAGACGCCAGACCGCGGCGCAGAACGTACGCCGGGCAGAGCGCCTCGACCTCGCCCGCGACCTGCACGATCACGTGGCCCACTACGTCACGGCGATCGTCGTCCAGGCTCAGGCCGGTGAACACACCGCGGAACGTGACCCGGTCACGGCACGCGAGCTGTTCACCAACATCGAGCAGACCGGCCAGGAAGGACTGGCGGCGATGAGCCGCATGGTCCGACTTCTGCGTGAAGCGGACGGAGCCACGACGCAGGCACCCGTCACCCCCGTGATGACGAGGATCGATGCGCTCGTCCGCCAGTTCAGCGGCACCGGGCAACCCGCCTGGCTGGACGTAGCCGACGATGTGGACGATGCCCTCTGGTCGCCGCAACTCGCCAAGACGGTGGAACGACTGGTCCAGGAGGGCCTGACCAACATCCGCAAGCACGCCCGCACAGCGACCACCGTGCATGTCAGGATGGAAACCGACGAGGACCGACTCGTCGTCCGCGTACGTGACAACGCGGTCGGTCAGCAGCGCGGGCGGGTGTGGTTCCGCCCCAGCGGCTTCGGCATGGTCGGTCTGTCGGAGCGGGTGGCCGAACTGGGTGGTGAGCTCAGCAGCGGCCGCATGCCCGAGGGCGGCTGGGAGCTGGCTGCGTCTATACCTGTGAAGTGA
- a CDS encoding peptidoglycan-binding domain-containing protein yields the protein MSFKSRIVKGGMVVAMAGTALMGFTTAANASPSAGYIGAGYTNNPHGVWCAQHNISYWFHTSGSDHHQPAEDGSFGPETKQAIKNFQEEMGLPQDGVLGPQTGNALMAHGDPAYTGSDMPYRAGGGTSTSYCYTYLPTTW from the coding sequence ATGAGCTTCAAGTCCAGGATCGTCAAGGGCGGCATGGTCGTCGCCATGGCAGGCACCGCCCTCATGGGCTTCACGACCGCCGCCAACGCCAGCCCGAGCGCCGGATACATCGGCGCCGGCTACACCAACAACCCCCACGGCGTCTGGTGCGCCCAGCACAACATCTCCTACTGGTTCCACACCTCTGGCTCCGACCACCACCAGCCCGCCGAGGACGGCAGCTTCGGTCCCGAGACCAAGCAGGCCATCAAGAACTTCCAGGAGGAGATGGGTCTCCCGCAGGACGGCGTCCTCGGCCCCCAGACCGGCAACGCCCTCATGGCCCACGGCGACCCAGCCTACACCGGCTCGGACATGCCCTACCGCGCGGGCGGCGGCACCAGCACCTCCTACTGCTACACGTACCTGCCCACCACCTGGTAA
- a CDS encoding IS5 family transposase produces MDRRAYPSDLSDEQWALIEPMITAWKQDRVARSATGDPGSCDLREIVNAVFYQNRTGCQWRYLPHDLPSWSAVFYYFGLWRQDGLDQRIQELLRCQIRERARRLEDPSLVIIDTQSVRAAAGVPKSTTGLDANKKVSGRKRGLAVDVMGLIIGVVVLAASAHDNAAGTALLDQAAERCGMRLEKALVDQGFKDEVVIHGALLDIDVEVVRRNPADQGKGFVPQPKRWVVEQTNGTLMLHRRLAHEYDHRPDTSASRVYWASTANMTRRLTTPAPAWRDTLGLAA; encoded by the coding sequence ATGGACAGACGGGCGTATCCGAGCGACTTATCGGACGAGCAATGGGCGTTGATCGAGCCGATGATCACGGCCTGGAAGCAGGACCGGGTGGCGCGATCGGCGACCGGGGATCCGGGGTCCTGTGATCTGCGGGAGATCGTGAACGCGGTCTTCTACCAGAACCGGACGGGCTGTCAGTGGCGCTACCTGCCCCATGACCTGCCGTCCTGGTCGGCGGTGTTCTACTACTTCGGCCTGTGGCGCCAGGATGGGCTCGACCAGCGGATCCAGGAACTCCTGCGTTGCCAAATCCGGGAGAGGGCCCGCCGATTAGAGGACCCGTCCCTCGTGATCATCGACACCCAGTCCGTCCGCGCGGCCGCCGGTGTTCCGAAGAGCACCACGGGACTGGACGCGAACAAGAAGGTGTCGGGCCGCAAGCGGGGACTGGCCGTCGACGTCATGGGGCTGATCATCGGTGTCGTCGTCCTGGCCGCCTCCGCCCACGACAACGCCGCCGGCACCGCCCTGCTCGACCAGGCCGCCGAACGGTGCGGGATGCGTCTGGAGAAGGCCCTGGTGGACCAGGGCTTCAAGGACGAGGTCGTCATCCACGGTGCACTGCTGGACATCGACGTCGAAGTCGTCCGCCGCAACCCGGCCGACCAGGGCAAGGGCTTCGTCCCGCAGCCGAAACGGTGGGTGGTGGAGCAGACGAACGGCACCTTGATGCTGCATCGGCGCCTCGCCCACGAGTACGACCACCGGCCCGACACCTCCGCCTCACGCGTCTACTGGGCCTCCACCGCGAACATGACCCGCCGCCTCACCACACCAGCCCCGGCCTGGCGCGACACCCTTGGACTGGCCGCGTGA
- a CDS encoding type II toxin-antitoxin system RelE/ParE family toxin, producing MSPESPPPRRAEVAFSDLAARQLEKLTAAQIHRLDRALVTISVRPDLGQPMPDGRLRDYRDDIEGVRVIYHVTVLRTIVVVGYVEV from the coding sequence GTGTCGCCTGAATCCCCGCCCCCGCGCCGTGCCGAGGTCGCCTTCTCCGACCTGGCCGCCCGCCAGCTCGAGAAGCTGACCGCCGCCCAGATCCACCGCCTCGACCGCGCCCTGGTCACCATCTCGGTGCGCCCCGACCTCGGCCAGCCGATGCCGGACGGCCGGCTACGCGACTACCGCGACGACATCGAAGGCGTACGCGTGATCTACCACGTCACCGTGCTGCGCACGATCGTGGTCGTCGGCTACGTCGAGGTGTAG
- a CDS encoding tetratricopeptide repeat protein, whose product MARSAAGRGEDSDEGEVLIANLLGLLHARPDDLAVRRELGFELTGAECWEVAVEVLSPAVELAPRDADVRLDLGCALSALERWADAEEQLTKAVALSPGLACTYAELGYVLLCQQRLEEAGIASHKALVHDPGSALGHLCLAEVLQTARTRAGDVATHARVAVDAWPDSAWGHAVLAQALLDTGDYGGAHQAASRAHELDPGSDRAAQLLCWALGELQRWREAVRAAEQAAARKATPWTLNALGWALIGRGHLHAAEQVLRRAVALDPAVRICRWNLAWLLARVGRMREAEANLTVLLHHDRDDGQALGLLGWIHLASGRGEQAREELRRAVRLLGTTRTAARPLLLIGALERAENPPLARRYFLAATAVADRLPSPDIYSHPCGTGEIQALAFAALGEGDRARQCLEQALAARDGSDRFDPRLYEQFTQPPLPGLDVLIRLWKDP is encoded by the coding sequence GTGGCCCGATCCGCTGCCGGACGCGGGGAGGACAGCGACGAGGGCGAGGTCCTGATCGCGAACCTCCTGGGCCTGCTGCATGCCCGGCCCGACGACCTCGCGGTGCGGCGGGAGCTGGGTTTCGAACTGACCGGGGCCGAGTGCTGGGAGGTGGCCGTTGAGGTGCTGTCGCCCGCCGTGGAGCTCGCGCCCCGGGACGCGGATGTCCGGCTGGACCTGGGCTGTGCGCTCTCGGCCCTCGAGCGGTGGGCGGATGCCGAGGAGCAGCTGACGAAGGCGGTGGCGCTGAGTCCCGGGCTCGCGTGCACCTACGCCGAGTTGGGCTATGTGCTGCTGTGCCAGCAGCGTCTGGAGGAAGCCGGGATCGCCTCCCACAAGGCCCTGGTCCACGACCCGGGTTCCGCCCTCGGGCACCTGTGCCTGGCCGAGGTCCTGCAGACGGCACGCACGCGTGCTGGCGACGTCGCCACGCATGCCCGGGTGGCGGTGGACGCGTGGCCGGACTCGGCCTGGGGCCACGCGGTGCTCGCGCAGGCACTGCTGGACACCGGCGACTACGGCGGCGCGCACCAGGCCGCCTCCCGCGCACACGAGCTGGATCCCGGGTCGGACCGTGCCGCGCAGCTGCTCTGCTGGGCTCTGGGAGAGCTACAGCGCTGGAGAGAGGCAGTAAGGGCGGCCGAGCAAGCCGCCGCGAGGAAGGCGACGCCGTGGACGCTCAACGCCCTCGGCTGGGCGCTCATCGGGCGCGGGCATCTCCACGCCGCCGAGCAGGTGCTGCGCCGGGCCGTCGCCCTGGATCCCGCAGTGCGTATCTGCCGGTGGAATCTGGCCTGGCTGCTCGCCCGGGTCGGCCGCATGCGGGAGGCCGAAGCCAACCTCACGGTCCTCCTGCACCACGACCGCGACGACGGCCAGGCCCTCGGGCTGCTGGGCTGGATCCACCTCGCGTCAGGACGAGGTGAGCAGGCACGCGAGGAACTGCGCCGGGCCGTGCGGCTGCTGGGAACGACACGGACCGCCGCCAGGCCACTGCTTCTGATCGGAGCGCTGGAGCGGGCCGAGAATCCGCCGCTTGCGCGGCGGTACTTCCTGGCCGCCACCGCGGTGGCCGACCGCCTGCCGTCGCCGGACATCTACTCCCACCCGTGTGGAACAGGCGAAATCCAAGCTCTCGCCTTCGCCGCACTCGGCGAGGGCGACCGGGCCCGGCAGTGCTTGGAGCAGGCCCTGGCCGCGCGGGACGGATCGGACCGGTTCGATCCCCGCTTGTACGAGCAGTTCACGCAGCCACCGCTGCCCGGGCTGGACGTCCTGATCAGGCTGTGGAAGGACCCGTGA
- a CDS encoding DUF6000 family protein, which translates to MRYAHEDAELADLIRRYVTPDRRYLRLGGSLLRVTGSERTKVARELGEAAGKITPRELTILLEGGWRERKPAAWLIAVARRTEFREHLGELLLDSEVCYAGIAYCVALATFGTPADAGLLTAYLDRYLRRPDLYYDQTAAMGALLNLDTKLGADRAARFLAPDGLWHQWIDGPPRKEYHGTPESSRKIISQFCDFADESSEHCTAKER; encoded by the coding sequence ATGCGTTACGCCCACGAGGACGCCGAGCTGGCCGATCTGATCCGCCGCTATGTCACTCCCGATCGGCGCTACCTCAGGCTCGGCGGCAGCCTTCTGCGCGTGACCGGCAGCGAACGCACCAAGGTCGCACGGGAGCTCGGCGAGGCCGCTGGCAAAATCACGCCCCGTGAACTGACCATCCTGCTCGAAGGCGGGTGGCGTGAGCGCAAGCCCGCAGCCTGGCTCATCGCCGTCGCCCGCAGAACCGAATTCCGTGAACACCTCGGCGAACTGCTGCTTGACAGCGAGGTCTGCTACGCGGGCATCGCCTACTGCGTCGCTCTCGCCACCTTCGGCACCCCTGCCGACGCGGGTCTGTTGACCGCTTACCTCGATCGCTACCTGCGACGCCCGGACCTCTACTACGACCAGACAGCCGCCATGGGCGCACTCCTGAACCTCGACACCAAGCTCGGCGCCGATCGAGCAGCCCGGTTCCTGGCCCCCGACGGTCTCTGGCACCAATGGATCGACGGACCACCCCGCAAGGAGTACCACGGCACACCGGAAAGCAGCCGCAAGATCATCAGCCAGTTCTGTGACTTTGCTGATGAGAGTTCCGAGCACTGCACGGCAAAGGAGCGTTGA
- a CDS encoding response regulator transcription factor, translated as MSISVVIADDQEMVRMGFRLILEGQDDISVVGEASDGVEAVEAVHRLRPDVCLMDIRMPRLDGLEATRRLRQAQRTATDGTTDATKIVILTTFDMDEYVHGAIRAGASGFVVKNSGPRLLIEAVHAAVSGDALISPSVTVRLLKHLSTPSRAETGAAAARRLTPQELKVVSLVARGHTNKEIAERLTLSVSTIKSHLSRVQDKLPARNRVEIAAWAWEHGVVG; from the coding sequence GTGAGCATCTCTGTGGTGATCGCCGACGATCAGGAGATGGTGCGGATGGGCTTCCGCCTCATCCTGGAGGGGCAGGACGACATCTCCGTGGTCGGGGAGGCATCCGACGGTGTCGAGGCGGTCGAGGCAGTTCACCGGCTGCGACCGGACGTCTGCCTGATGGACATCCGCATGCCGAGGCTGGACGGTCTGGAGGCGACCAGGCGACTGCGCCAAGCACAGAGAACTGCGACGGACGGCACAACGGACGCCACAAAGATCGTCATCCTGACGACGTTCGACATGGACGAGTACGTCCACGGAGCGATCCGCGCCGGCGCCAGCGGCTTCGTGGTCAAGAACTCCGGCCCCCGACTGCTGATCGAAGCAGTGCATGCCGCTGTCAGCGGTGACGCTCTCATCTCGCCGTCCGTCACCGTCCGGCTCCTGAAACACCTGAGCACACCATCGCGCGCCGAGACCGGAGCCGCCGCCGCACGGCGGCTCACCCCCCAGGAACTCAAGGTCGTGAGCCTGGTCGCCCGCGGACACACGAACAAGGAGATCGCCGAACGGCTGACTCTCTCGGTCAGCACCATCAAGAGTCACCTCAGCCGGGTCCAGGACAAACTACCGGCCCGCAACCGCGTGGAGATCGCAGCCTGGGCCTGGGAACACGGCGTCGTCGGCTGA
- a CDS encoding MmpS family transport accessory protein encodes MTFPAFRTYVTSLLTAGSLTAAAVSLTGCGLLGPSYDVKLEVAGPGSADIVYSFSGDNSGKTAVGQKLPWTKAQNVGFGFNEVSVNHPEPGTTCRIYVDDKLKDEQTKPDAKGYLSCYASLKR; translated from the coding sequence ATGACGTTCCCCGCGTTCCGAACGTATGTCACATCCCTGCTGACGGCCGGCTCCCTGACAGCGGCCGCCGTGTCACTCACCGGCTGCGGACTGTTGGGCCCCAGCTATGACGTGAAGCTGGAGGTGGCCGGCCCCGGCAGCGCCGACATCGTCTACAGCTTCTCCGGCGACAACAGCGGGAAGACCGCAGTCGGTCAGAAGCTGCCCTGGACCAAGGCCCAGAACGTCGGGTTCGGCTTCAACGAAGTGAGCGTCAACCACCCCGAACCCGGCACTACCTGCCGCATCTACGTCGACGACAAGCTCAAGGACGAGCAGACGAAGCCCGACGCCAAGGGATACCTGTCGTGCTACGCCTCCCTGAAGCGCTGA
- a CDS encoding transposase family protein, which produces MKTRTSPTGDTVSLVYSVRLPLSSRTVNYVAGLIRAHRKTIRSRWRKLDAGRIAVIALAHLRNDERLADLAGGNAVSASTVRRWVLEVIDLLAARSPRLDRALAKVAKDSGCVVLLDGTLIRTRRRTGRANRKNYSGKHKAHGLLFLALTDAKGRLLWISSARRGACSEITAARYEKLCARLRELRLGAVADLGFVGLDDGDQEQPAVITGFKASGGKRLSSPKKVVNRLVSSLRAPVEHGFANLKTFRILTKVRMHPRHATALVRALLVLTHHQVAR; this is translated from the coding sequence GTGAAAACCAGGACCAGCCCCACCGGGGACACCGTCAGCCTTGTCTACTCCGTCCGCCTGCCGCTGTCCAGCCGGACCGTCAACTACGTGGCCGGCCTGATCCGCGCCCACCGCAAGACGATCCGCTCCCGCTGGCGCAAGCTGGACGCCGGGCGGATCGCCGTGATCGCACTGGCCCACCTGCGCAACGACGAGCGGCTGGCCGACCTGGCCGGCGGCAACGCGGTCTCGGCCTCCACGGTGCGCCGGTGGGTACTGGAGGTGATCGACCTGCTGGCCGCACGCTCTCCCCGCCTGGACCGAGCGCTGGCGAAGGTGGCCAAGGACAGCGGGTGCGTGGTGCTTCTGGACGGCACGCTGATCCGTACCCGGCGGCGGACCGGCCGGGCGAACCGGAAGAACTACTCGGGCAAGCACAAGGCGCATGGCCTGCTGTTCCTCGCCCTGACCGACGCGAAGGGGCGGCTGTTGTGGATCTCCTCGGCCCGCCGGGGCGCCTGCAGCGAGATCACGGCCGCCCGCTACGAGAAGCTGTGCGCGCGGCTGCGGGAACTTCGACTGGGTGCGGTGGCCGACCTGGGGTTCGTCGGCCTGGACGACGGGGACCAGGAGCAGCCGGCGGTCATCACGGGGTTCAAGGCGAGCGGCGGAAAGCGCCTCTCGTCCCCGAAGAAGGTCGTGAACCGGCTGGTCAGCAGCCTGCGAGCGCCGGTCGAGCACGGCTTCGCGAACCTGAAGACCTTCCGGATCCTGACCAAGGTGCGCATGCATCCGCGGCACGCGACCGCACTCGTGCGGGCCCTGCTGGTGCTGACGCACCACCAGGTGGCACGGTGA
- a CDS encoding ATP-binding cassette domain-containing protein, whose translation MHRADKPGTTAAVCVQALRRVDLETDKGASWLSWDLPDPWKSTLLHRVAGLDRPSSSTITLEDNEITALFERQRTDLRRNLIGFVFQQYHLLPELNGSEDVLLPLEIAGRRPDQGRLDTLVSAPADR comes from the coding sequence ATGCACCGGGCGGACAAGCCCGGCACCACGGCGGCGGTATGCGTGCAGGCGCTGCGCAGAGTCGACCTTGAGACCGACAAAGGAGCTTCCTGGCTGTCATGGGACCTTCCGGATCCTTGGAAGTCCACCCTGCTGCACCGCGTTGCCGGCCTGGACCGGCCGTCCTCCAGCACGATCACCCTGGAAGACAACGAGATCACTGCGCTGTTTGAGCGGCAGCGCACGGACCTGCGTCGCAATCTCATCGGTTTCGTCTTCCAGCAGTACCACCTGCTACCAGAGTTGAACGGCTCCGAAGACGTTCTACTGCCGCTGGAGATAGCCGGCCGCCGCCCCGACCAGGGCCGGCTGGACACGCTCGTGAGCGCCCCTGCAGATCGGTGA
- a CDS encoding AfsR/SARP family transcriptional regulator translates to MLFRVLGELDVEDGTGKRAVRGVRLRSLLAVLLLNANQRVTTDRLQDALWGEEPPASGAAAVHNLAARLRRTVFGDEPDRLTATPLGYLLRVDDGELDSALFEQHLATARAAVLAAEWESVHREASGALALWRGVPLAELPELADAGPARERWQEARLQALEWRLDAELRLGRSTGLVPELARLVDEHPLRETFHQQLMLALHRAGRRAQALAAYRRLHRTLRDELGVEPGREAQRIHQDILLAPEPEPAAPPARPAAPGRPAQLPADTADFTGREEELGRLRDHLAKAASGCGPSVLVVSGMGGVGKTALAVRAAHQAKELFPDGQLYVDLHGFGNGERREAHEILARFLADLSPDPCASPLPEHTDDRAARLRDVLATRRLLLLLDNARDAQHLLPLMPGDGRSAVLATSRNTLTDLPGAVQVRLEPLDIEEQRRLLSAVCGPDRACADLDNALRLLAACGGLPLALRVVAARLAARPAWSLETMAQHLSDDGRRLRSLSAGQLSVRDTFATSYLVLRESDEMVEREAARLFRLLGLWPGLVLGVEQAAALGQRPVADTADLLELLTDYHLLQSPEPWRYRFHDLLGEYAAERAEYEETPESRDAARVRLMVWYAAALENTRAAIYAGVSITPVLEEAPTAPPPVFAEGEDATRWCNRELANIREVVRQATCSSRPDFAWRLVVGLSGYDATWFWTGETDDLRAMALRSAREQGDLVGQARVLERIGIVHGMAYRNEQAIDALQAALDAAEQARREDLAIAVLQNLAVAHNHKRDGAASLAYARQALTRDDSEESSGFMLNTMAVSHLLLEDFAAAEAGLRQALEIWRCHGNVNNTAITLANLGDALRGLGRRDEALAALDEARRHHQRLGNNEGVADCLVVAGRTHLHFGGWDDARTCFQQAMDIAREHDLQALTARATEGLDELDRLRGCPEEMRRP, encoded by the coding sequence ATGCTCTTTCGCGTACTCGGCGAGCTGGACGTCGAAGACGGCACTGGGAAACGTGCCGTTCGGGGTGTCCGGCTCCGCTCGCTCCTGGCCGTCCTGCTGCTGAACGCCAATCAGCGGGTCACCACGGACCGGCTCCAGGACGCCCTGTGGGGCGAGGAGCCACCGGCCTCCGGTGCGGCGGCGGTGCACAACCTGGCGGCGCGGCTGCGCCGCACTGTGTTCGGCGACGAGCCGGACCGGCTGACGGCCACGCCGCTCGGCTATCTGCTCCGGGTCGACGACGGCGAGCTCGACAGCGCGCTCTTCGAGCAGCACCTCGCCACGGCCCGCGCCGCCGTCCTTGCCGCCGAATGGGAGTCCGTCCACCGGGAGGCGTCTGGCGCCCTGGCACTGTGGCGCGGGGTCCCGCTCGCCGAGCTGCCCGAGCTCGCCGATGCCGGGCCCGCGCGCGAACGGTGGCAGGAGGCGCGGCTGCAGGCGCTCGAATGGCGCCTCGACGCGGAGCTGCGGCTCGGCCGGTCCACCGGCCTCGTCCCCGAACTCGCCCGGCTCGTCGACGAGCACCCGCTGCGCGAGACCTTCCACCAGCAGCTGATGCTCGCTCTCCACCGGGCCGGCCGTCGCGCCCAGGCCCTCGCCGCCTACCGGCGCCTGCACCGGACCCTGCGCGACGAACTCGGCGTCGAACCGGGCCGGGAGGCGCAGCGGATCCACCAGGACATCCTGCTTGCGCCAGAGCCCGAGCCGGCGGCCCCGCCCGCCCGGCCGGCGGCCCCCGGCCGACCGGCACAACTCCCCGCTGACACCGCCGACTTCACCGGCCGCGAGGAGGAACTGGGGCGGCTCCGCGACCACCTCGCGAAGGCCGCCTCCGGCTGCGGCCCGTCCGTGCTGGTCGTCTCCGGCATGGGAGGCGTCGGCAAGACCGCGCTGGCTGTCCGGGCGGCCCACCAGGCCAAGGAGCTCTTCCCGGACGGGCAGTTGTACGTCGACCTGCACGGCTTCGGCAACGGCGAGCGGCGCGAGGCCCACGAGATCCTGGCACGCTTCCTGGCCGACCTCAGCCCCGACCCGTGCGCCAGCCCGCTGCCCGAGCACACCGACGACCGGGCCGCCCGGCTGCGCGACGTCCTCGCCACCCGGCGGCTCCTGCTGCTGCTCGACAACGCGCGCGACGCGCAGCACCTGCTACCGCTGATGCCCGGCGACGGCCGCAGCGCCGTGCTCGCCACCAGCCGCAACACGCTCACCGACCTGCCGGGCGCCGTCCAGGTCCGGTTGGAGCCGCTGGACATCGAGGAGCAGCGGCGACTGCTGTCGGCGGTGTGCGGACCCGACCGGGCGTGCGCCGATCTGGACAACGCCCTGCGGCTGCTCGCGGCCTGCGGCGGGCTCCCGCTGGCGCTGCGCGTTGTGGCCGCCCGCCTCGCCGCACGGCCGGCCTGGTCGCTGGAGACGATGGCGCAGCACCTGAGCGACGACGGCCGGCGCCTGCGGTCGCTGTCGGCGGGGCAACTCAGTGTCCGGGACACGTTCGCCACCAGTTACCTGGTTCTGCGCGAGAGCGACGAGATGGTGGAGCGGGAGGCGGCCCGGCTGTTCCGGCTGCTGGGGCTGTGGCCGGGCCTGGTGCTCGGCGTCGAGCAGGCCGCCGCCCTGGGGCAACGCCCTGTGGCGGACACGGCCGACCTGCTGGAGCTGCTGACCGACTACCACCTGCTCCAGAGCCCCGAGCCGTGGCGGTATCGCTTCCACGACCTGCTGGGCGAGTACGCGGCCGAACGCGCCGAGTACGAGGAGACGCCCGAGAGCCGCGACGCGGCCCGGGTGCGGCTCATGGTCTGGTACGCCGCCGCGCTGGAGAACACGCGGGCCGCGATCTACGCCGGCGTGTCGATCACGCCCGTCCTGGAGGAGGCGCCGACCGCGCCGCCCCCGGTCTTCGCCGAGGGGGAGGACGCGACCCGGTGGTGCAACCGGGAACTGGCCAACATCAGGGAAGTGGTCAGGCAGGCAACCTGCTCCTCCCGGCCGGACTTCGCCTGGCGGCTCGTCGTCGGCCTGTCCGGGTACGACGCCACGTGGTTCTGGACCGGCGAGACCGACGACCTGCGGGCCATGGCCCTGCGCTCCGCCAGAGAGCAGGGCGACCTGGTCGGCCAGGCCCGGGTGCTCGAGCGCATCGGCATCGTGCACGGCATGGCCTACCGCAACGAGCAGGCGATCGACGCCCTTCAGGCCGCTCTCGACGCGGCCGAACAGGCCCGACGCGAGGACCTGGCCATCGCAGTCCTGCAGAACCTCGCCGTGGCCCACAACCACAAGCGCGACGGTGCAGCGAGCCTCGCCTACGCCCGACAGGCTCTCACCCGCGACGACTCGGAGGAGTCGAGCGGCTTCATGCTGAACACGATGGCCGTCTCCCACCTGCTCCTGGAGGACTTCGCGGCGGCCGAAGCCGGGCTCCGGCAGGCGCTGGAGATCTGGCGCTGCCACGGCAACGTCAACAACACCGCGATCACCCTGGCCAACCTCGGTGACGCGTTGCGCGGCCTGGGGCGGCGCGATGAAGCCCTCGCCGCGCTGGATGAGGCCCGCCGGCACCACCAGCGTCTGGGAAACAACGAAGGCGTCGCCGACTGCCTGGTGGTCGCCGGCCGCACCCACCTCCACTTCGGCGGCTGGGACGACGCCCGGACGTGCTTCCAGCAGGCCATGGACATCGCCCGCGAACACGACCTGCAGGCGCTGACCGCGCGGGCCACCGAAGGCCTCGACGAACTCGACCGGCTGCGGGGCTGCCCCGAGGAGATGCGCCGACCCTGA